The sequence TTCTTTCATCTATAGCTGTAAATAATATGCCTCGTTGGATACTAAATAGTTTTCTATTTTTCACACCATACTTTTTCATTCAGTATATGCACAACTTCCCAGCCCTCTAAATTCAACTTCCTTGCAATCCAGCGGCGATGGCACCTAAAAGGAAACTTTTCCGCGCACATGAAAGCAGCCAATTTTTTAGAACCTAGGTTTTTTAATCTAACATAGCCTTCTTTCCACTCTTGACTCTGCATATAATCCTCATACCCTCCTCTATAACCTCCCAGGCTCTCTAAATGCACATACCCTATTCCTGCTTTACTCAGAGCGCTTTCTAAATTTTCTTTCTTAAACTGCTTGAATTTAGATGTTGGAAATCTTCTAATATCCACAAGAAGTTCT comes from Candidatus Thermoplasmatota archaeon and encodes:
- a CDS encoding DUF488 domain-containing protein, with amino-acid sequence MARIYSIGHSNRSLKEFVAILKSYKIELLVDIRRFPTSKFKQFKKENLESALSKAGIGYVHLESLGGYRGGYEDYMQSQEWKEGYVRLKNLGSKKLAAFMCAEKFPFRCHRRWIARKLNLEGWEVVHILNEKVWCEK